Genomic segment of Salvia splendens isolate huo1 chromosome 12, SspV2, whole genome shotgun sequence:
ATTGGCTGGTTTAACATGAGTCGTGCTAAATTAGATTAAACTAGTACACATTTAATGGGAGTTTTATCTTTGCAATATCTAcacaaaattattaatatttgtgATCACTCTACATCTATACTTTGTCATGATATGATTTTAGGTATTTtttgaatgtttttttttacaaatataaCGCCCAAGCATGCATGATTTTTTAAGACCTTTCGAACATTtgctaagggcatccacaagcGACTAGGCTGGTCAGTCACTGCTGGCCAGGGTAGATGGGGGTGTCAAATTTTTTGTTCCAAACTCTAAACTTTATTAACATTACCAcatttcattgtaattcagtttGATATCATTccaaattcattttcatttcgaCGAGAGATGAATTCAAATGAGCTTTTTCCATTCAACCGGATGAGATGGACAACTTTGTTTCTTCCAGACTTCCAAGTGTCGGATTCATGTGAATCTAGCAGACTAAGAAGTCAACGCAGACCCATGTTTCTCTTCTTTATTAATCAAAATCCACTTTCGATGCACACCAAAGGTAACTTTTACATTTTCACTTTGGAAATCTCCTTTAAAGTTTAAGACAAATTTACATTAATcgttaataaactaaaaataatttattttttaaagtcaGGGACACAAATTGCATTGAaaagttttttaaaataacaacaatttagcatgcaaatgaaaatgtccctaaattaaggacacacttaattttatgttttttttaggaCACTTCCATTTGTatcctctaattttagttgagacACCAATAATAAGAACGTTTATTGAAGCATTGATGGTATATATAAGAACATGGATGTGTTCAAatcaataagtgaaattctATTCATTTTGATAGTAATTATCATTCAGTACAATTTATACCATAATCACATGATTTAGTGGCCTTTTATACTAGCTACTAACCCTAACAAAGTTTAGTACCTAAATTCAaactatatttaatttatcaaatgCCATAACTAGTCAACAATGGCGGAACGTAAACTATAAACCCATCATATTAGTTGTTAGAGGTACTGTTTCGTGGGCAACAAATTACACCTATCATGTTTGAATTTGACTTTAATGAATAAAATAGCTTTGGCCTTTGGATAGTCTAGAATAAATTATGCATAACgtgatttaatttgatttcatgTGTTTAATAATAGACGTTGACAAGAACGATgtcaaattaaaattgataaCACAATTAAGACTCGAATATTACAACGTCATATAGCGTGAATTTTTTTTCCtagataataaaaattaaaaaaaattggcaaTTAGATATTACATTCAATGGTATGTTGATTAACAAGTAATGACAGCCCTGAaaccattaattaaaaaattggcTGATTAAGAGAAGAACTTAAAAAATTGTGACAAGAAGTTGGCTCACCGAGTTGAGGAGAAGTCATTGTAAAGTAGTTGATCTTGATTCATCAAATCAATTAAAACAATCGTCAAATCCTCACCATATCaataaattatagtaattgAGATTGAGTTGGAGATTTACTTCACTTTATTTATAacacaatttctattttctcaaAGTTTTCAGTACATGCCTGCCTGTCGTCTATTTTTATCTGTCAGAATAAAAAATGCAGTACTCCTATAATATGGAGTAATTATCAATTATGCTTTAacaattttttatcttttttggtgattctattttttttttcaaattaataagcTAAAACTCTTGACATATATGATTTCCAAATCCTGTTTTgccaattaatttttattttaaatagttTTCGCATAATGAAAATTCACTGAACCATATAAACAGGATTCTCGAATTTTATGTTgccatataattaattttatttcaaaggGTTTTACCAAAAGCAAAATCCATTGGATcacattaaatatttattattgccttaattaaattaaacaaataaagtCTAGTAAAAGAAAATTGGCAAAGCATAAAAAGTAaagataaatttaatttatcttttcgagatatatttacataaataaaagTATTTGTATTAGTTTCTAGCTAGGACAAAATCAATTAACTCATACTCAAAATTTTGATactaaaaattcagaaaaaaaaaatcattccaAGTCATGATTCAATCTTGTTCTTGTCCGATCAGGGGAGAGGCATTCTTCAACTGGCTTCCTCTTGTTAATATTTTGGATTTCTTTTTTCCCTTTCATCAAATGTGGCCTCAGCTTGTTCACATCCGATTGTCGAACCGGTTTCAAGAAGAATTCCTCTGCTCCATGTTCTAAGCAGCTGTTGATTCTTGACGGCACATTTTCCGACGACATAATCACAACCGGGATGTCTTTCAACGACGTCGATTTCTGCAATTAATCAATTCATAATTAGTATCGTTACATAATTGCTCCTTAATGAATAAATTAGggttttctaaaaaaaatggAATGTTACTTAAAACTATAAAGTATACCTTGATTTTTCTAAGGAGATCGTAGCCGGTTACTGCTGGCATGCTGTAATCTGTGATGATCAGATTCACTTCAACTCTTTGgcaatttgaatttgaaaattcaTCATCTTCTTCGTCGTCAAGCAATCCGAGGAATTCAAGAGCCTTTACTCCGGATTCCACAGCAGTAACTGCATAtatatgataaataaaaatgtatatTAGCATATGActttaagtaaaaaaataaattaagatatAGAAAATTGTTACTACTAGAAATTAACTGACCTTGATAAGAAGAAGTTTTGAGAAGCCTCTCTATCAATTTTCTATCAATGATGCTATCATCAACGGCTAACACATGGAATTGTGTTTCTGCTTCTAATCCGTTCATTGTTAATTTGATGAGCTTTTGATATGAGGAGAATTGGAGAAGAATAATGCAATTGTGATGTGGAGAGGAATGAATGATATGCAATATATATGAATTaggaagagagagaaattaAAGAAGAAACAATGAGATATGATTCAGAATCTTGATGATTTTTCTAAGTTGATTTTTgaaatgcagaagaagcaatgaaCTTTCTTTAGTAATTTTCCCCCTCGCTTTTGCGtggatttgattttttaaaataatgcaGAGGATCTTGAATTGGAATAAATTAATTGATCTATTTGGCCCTTTGACATGTCTAGGGCTACAATAGTGTATGTCTCTTGACCTTTACATTATTATGGT
This window contains:
- the LOC121758080 gene encoding two-component response regulator ORR9-like, yielding MNGLEAETQFHVLAVDDSIIDRKLIERLLKTSSYQVTAVESGVKALEFLGLLDDEEDDEFSNSNCQRVEVNLIITDYSMPAVTGYDLLRKIKKSTSLKDIPVVIMSSENVPSRINSCLEHGAEEFFLKPVRQSDVNKLRPHLMKGKKEIQNINKRKPVEECLSPDRTRTRLNHDLE